One segment of Pseudodesulfovibrio sp. 5S69 DNA contains the following:
- a CDS encoding TlyA family RNA methyltransferase, which produces MPKKQRADQLLAQQGLVESRGKAKRLIMAGKVHYMDRGQKTPVIKPGQQFDPDTEFVVPHNERFVSRGAYKLLTAIEEFSIDFTGKIAMDAGASTGGFTDCMLQFGAVRVYAVDVGYGQLHEKLRQDDRVINLERTNVRHAEPDLIPEPVDVIVADVSFISLTKILPACLQFLKPGGELVVLIKPQFEVGPGQTDKGVVRSKRLQQEAVDTVVGFCESELGLIVRGVVPSQILGPKGNQEYMAYMAMPE; this is translated from the coding sequence ATGCCCAAGAAACAGCGTGCGGATCAGCTTTTGGCCCAGCAGGGCCTGGTGGAGAGCCGCGGCAAGGCCAAGCGGCTGATCATGGCTGGCAAGGTCCACTACATGGATCGCGGCCAGAAGACGCCGGTGATCAAGCCGGGCCAGCAGTTCGACCCGGACACGGAGTTCGTGGTCCCGCATAACGAGCGCTTCGTGTCGCGCGGGGCGTACAAGCTGCTCACGGCCATCGAAGAATTCTCCATCGATTTCACGGGCAAGATCGCCATGGACGCAGGCGCGTCCACGGGCGGGTTCACGGACTGCATGCTCCAGTTCGGCGCGGTGCGGGTCTACGCCGTGGACGTAGGCTACGGCCAGTTGCACGAGAAACTCAGGCAGGACGACCGGGTGATCAACCTGGAACGGACCAACGTACGCCACGCCGAACCCGACCTGATTCCCGAGCCCGTGGACGTGATCGTGGCCGACGTGTCGTTCATCTCCCTGACCAAGATCCTGCCCGCATGCCTGCAGTTCCTGAAGCCCGGCGGCGAGCTGGTGGTGCTGATCAAGCCGCAGTTCGAGGTGGGACCGGGCCAGACCGACAAGGGTGTGGTCCGCAGCAAGCGGCTGCAGCAGGAGGCCGTGGACACGGTGGTCGGATTCTGCGAGTCCGAGCTGGGGCTGATCGTGCGCGGCGTGGTGCCGTCACAGATCCTGGGGCCCAAGGGCAACCAGGAATACATGGCCTACATGGCCATGCCGGAATAG
- a CDS encoding cobalt transporter, with amino-acid sequence MIGVAGLVRALDPRLKLAAALLIGPFLWKVPVLAATACAAFLLVLDRALAAGQPGGGKMVRSLLSFVFFWVAAKLVLDGLSGVPVEAMARDAGQLGVRLVALVLLGLGLALSSSARALGLAVAWALRPFLGRKRAWRIALSLSLMVHFLPVCLSTLSGVREVVARRFPKAGFFRRMRMIPQAVIRNLGQKTWNQTLAVACRGLDRAGAWEPDFAWSVRDWLGSAFVLAAAGAMFFL; translated from the coding sequence ATGATCGGCGTGGCCGGACTGGTCCGGGCCCTGGATCCGCGCCTCAAGCTGGCAGCCGCGCTGCTGATCGGCCCCTTTCTGTGGAAGGTTCCCGTGTTGGCAGCCACCGCCTGCGCCGCATTCCTGCTGGTTCTGGACCGGGCCCTGGCCGCCGGGCAGCCGGGCGGCGGCAAGATGGTCCGCAGCCTGCTTTCCTTCGTCTTCTTCTGGGTGGCGGCCAAGCTCGTCCTGGACGGCCTCTCCGGTGTGCCGGTGGAGGCCATGGCCCGGGACGCGGGCCAATTGGGCGTGCGGTTGGTGGCCCTGGTCTTGCTCGGCCTGGGCTTGGCCCTGTCCTCCTCTGCCCGCGCCCTAGGGTTGGCCGTGGCCTGGGCGCTGCGGCCGTTTTTGGGCCGGAAGCGGGCGTGGCGCATCGCCCTGTCCCTTTCCCTGATGGTCCACTTCCTGCCTGTCTGCCTGTCCACCCTGTCGGGCGTGCGCGAGGTGGTCGCCCGGCGCTTCCCCAAGGCGGGGTTCTTCCGGCGCATGCGCATGATCCCCCAGGCCGTGATCCGCAATCTCGGGCAGAAGACCTGGAACCAGACCCTGGCCGTGGCCTGTCGCGGCCTGGACCGGGCCGGGGCCTGGGAGCCGGACTTCGCCTGGTCCGTCCGGGATTGGTTGGGCTCCGCCTTCGTGCTCGCGGCCGCCGGGGCCATGTTTTTCCTCTAG
- a CDS encoding rhodanese-like domain-containing protein — protein sequence MSTITQMTPDEARKFMEGSKPDSYTLLDVRQEVEYEQDHIPGARLVPLSELPDRFDELDKERPLLVYCASGGRSMAAAGLLQGQGFEDVNNLVGGISAWEGEGAFGPMELGMIAFTGAESPAEVILKAYAMENVLQVFYVQRADMAETTERIELFMRLAGFEDKHKDVLYELYTRTAEEVMSRDEFEEMALRNASDMAEGGVPVSEFMDRFPGAFDDDRGVLELASMVEAQALDYYLRCALRAESDDTRNVLQLLAREEKAHLKLLGKFMDKRD from the coding sequence ATGTCCACCATCACCCAGATGACGCCGGATGAGGCCCGCAAGTTCATGGAAGGCAGCAAACCGGACTCCTACACGCTCCTCGATGTCAGGCAGGAAGTGGAATACGAGCAGGACCATATTCCGGGGGCCAGGCTGGTGCCCCTGTCCGAGTTGCCCGACAGGTTCGACGAATTGGACAAGGAGCGCCCCCTGCTGGTTTATTGCGCCTCGGGCGGCCGGTCCATGGCCGCCGCCGGACTCCTGCAGGGCCAGGGGTTCGAGGACGTCAACAACCTGGTAGGCGGCATCTCCGCCTGGGAAGGCGAGGGCGCTTTCGGCCCCATGGAACTGGGCATGATCGCCTTCACCGGGGCCGAGAGCCCGGCCGAGGTCATTCTCAAGGCCTACGCCATGGAGAACGTGCTCCAGGTCTTCTACGTGCAGCGCGCGGACATGGCCGAGACCACGGAGCGCATCGAGCTGTTCATGCGTCTGGCCGGATTCGAGGATAAGCACAAGGACGTCCTGTACGAGTTGTACACCCGCACCGCCGAAGAGGTCATGAGCCGTGACGAGTTCGAGGAAATGGCCCTGCGCAACGCCTCGGACATGGCCGAGGGCGGGGTGCCGGTCAGCGAGTTCATGGACCGTTTCCCCGGCGCGTTCGACGATGACCGCGGCGTGTTGGAACTGGCCTCCATGGTCGAGGCCCAGGCCCTGGACTACTATCTGCGCTGCGCCCTGCGCGCCGAGAGCGACGACACGCGGAACGTGCTTCAGCTCCTGGCCCGCGAGGAAAAGGCCCACCTCAAGCTGCTCGGCAAGTTTATGGACAAGCGGGACTGA
- a CDS encoding energy-coupling factor ABC transporter ATP-binding protein — MIEFNTVTFAYPSGDEVLCGVSLAVKQGGLLGLAGANGSGKSTLLALMAGLYAPTGGGLEVAGRSSPGHEGDIRSICRLVMQDADLQILGATVEEDLLLGRGRGEAATTEARAMAERFSLLKYWDRPVQTLSWGTKRKLCLAAALLDRPRVLLLDEPFSGLDYPGVREMRALIRANREAGLTQVVSSHDLESFIDLVDGLAVLDNGELVLNGPAETVLDHVAEHAVRPPGSWTACRTIVPWDEGGRR, encoded by the coding sequence ATGATAGAATTCAATACCGTTACATTCGCTTATCCCTCCGGGGACGAGGTCCTGTGCGGAGTTTCCCTGGCCGTGAAACAGGGCGGCCTGCTCGGGCTGGCCGGCGCCAACGGCAGCGGCAAGTCCACCCTGCTCGCCCTGATGGCCGGATTGTACGCCCCCACCGGGGGAGGGCTGGAAGTGGCCGGACGGTCCAGTCCCGGGCACGAGGGGGACATTCGTTCCATTTGCCGGTTGGTCATGCAGGACGCGGATCTGCAGATTCTCGGTGCCACGGTGGAGGAGGATTTGCTCCTGGGCCGAGGGCGGGGCGAAGCGGCGACGACCGAGGCCCGAGCCATGGCCGAACGGTTCAGCCTCTTGAAATATTGGGACCGCCCGGTACAGACTCTGTCCTGGGGTACCAAGCGCAAGCTCTGTCTGGCCGCAGCCCTCCTGGACCGGCCGCGGGTACTGCTCCTGGACGAACCGTTCAGCGGCCTGGACTATCCCGGCGTGCGCGAGATGCGCGCTCTGATCCGGGCCAACCGGGAGGCCGGGTTGACTCAGGTCGTCTCCAGCCACGACCTGGAGAGTTTCATCGACCTGGTGGACGGGCTGGCCGTGCTCGACAACGGCGAGCTGGTCCTGAACGGTCCGGCAGAGACCGTCCTGGACCACGTGGCCGAGCACGCTGTGCGCCCGCCGGGTTCCTGGACCGCATGCCGGACCATCGTGCCGTGGGACGAAGGGGGGCGCCGATGA
- a CDS encoding DMT family transporter — protein sequence MLQGLIYAVISAACFGSMAILVKFGYMAGMDGAVMMQTRFTLAVVMLFFYLLVKSPRMLRISLRDLAKCAFLGLVVCWMQTSCFVYSLETIPASTAALVLYGHPMAVTLLSSQFLRMRINRVVILSLVLVMTGCCLVFYDAFLREVDGTGLAYALGAMATFSIYVILVQVLLKGLRPLTATFYVIGFAAVSFTLSGDIHAWGSMNLEQAGIALALGLFPGLLAATLQYTAIEKVGSAYACIFSSVEPVITLLAAAVFLGEPVVWLQIGGAALIILGIVVPNLRLREPAPAG from the coding sequence ATGCTCCAAGGCCTGATCTATGCGGTGATCTCCGCCGCCTGCTTCGGCTCCATGGCGATCCTGGTCAAATTCGGCTACATGGCGGGCATGGACGGCGCGGTGATGATGCAAACGCGTTTCACCCTGGCCGTGGTCATGCTGTTCTTCTACCTGCTGGTCAAGTCCCCCCGGATGCTGCGCATCTCCCTGCGCGACCTGGCCAAATGCGCCTTTCTCGGGCTGGTTGTCTGCTGGATGCAGACCTCCTGCTTCGTCTACTCGCTGGAGACCATCCCGGCTTCCACGGCGGCCCTGGTCCTGTACGGACACCCCATGGCCGTAACCCTGCTCTCCTCCCAGTTCCTGCGTATGCGCATCAACCGGGTGGTCATCCTCTCCCTGGTCCTGGTCATGACCGGCTGCTGCCTGGTCTTCTACGACGCCTTCCTGCGCGAGGTGGACGGCACGGGGTTGGCCTACGCCCTGGGGGCCATGGCCACCTTCTCCATCTACGTCATCCTGGTCCAGGTGCTGCTCAAGGGGCTCAGGCCGCTGACGGCCACCTTCTACGTCATCGGATTCGCGGCGGTGTCCTTCACCCTGTCGGGCGACATCCATGCGTGGGGATCGATGAACCTGGAACAGGCAGGCATCGCCCTGGCATTGGGCCTTTTCCCCGGACTGCTGGCCGCGACCTTGCAGTACACGGCTATCGAAAAGGTCGGCAGCGCGTACGCCTGCATCTTCTCGTCCGTGGAGCCGGTCATCACCCTGCTGGCGGCGGCCGTGTTCCTGGGCGAGCCCGTGGTCTGGCTCCAGATTGGGGGCGCGGCCCTGATCATCCTGGGCATCGTCGTACCGAACCTGCGCCTGCGGGAACCTGCGCCGGCGGGCTGA